One Luteibacter sp. 9135 DNA segment encodes these proteins:
- the pstS gene encoding phosphate ABC transporter substrate-binding protein PstS: MFTRKLRIAALVAASLFGMSAQATDITGAGSSFVYPVLSKWSATYAEATGNKLNYQSVGSGAGIAQIKEGTIDFGASDAPMSAEDLAKFGLGQFPVVVGGIVPIVNLQGVAPGQLKLNGKVLADIYLGKVAKWSDPEIAALNPGVKVPDVKITVVHRSDGSGTSFNFTNYLSKVSPEWASKVKFGTAVEWPAGVGGKGNEGVSQYVRQIPGSIGYVEYAYATKNKLSYTQMQNAAGTWVQPNAEAFGAAAATADWKSAKDFNLIMTNAPGAQAWPITATTWAIMYKKSKNASHSKVAFDFFKWSLEKGQAQAASLDYVALPAPLVQQIEAYWASEFKN, translated from the coding sequence TTTACCCCGTGCTGTCGAAGTGGTCCGCCACCTATGCCGAAGCCACCGGCAACAAGCTGAACTACCAGTCGGTCGGTTCGGGTGCGGGCATCGCCCAGATCAAGGAAGGCACCATCGACTTCGGCGCGTCCGATGCCCCGATGAGCGCCGAAGACCTCGCCAAGTTCGGCCTGGGCCAGTTCCCGGTCGTGGTCGGCGGCATCGTGCCGATCGTCAACCTGCAGGGCGTCGCCCCGGGCCAGCTGAAGCTCAACGGCAAGGTGCTGGCCGACATCTACCTGGGCAAGGTCGCCAAGTGGAGCGATCCAGAGATCGCCGCGCTCAACCCGGGCGTGAAGGTTCCCGACGTCAAGATCACCGTCGTGCACCGTTCGGACGGCTCCGGCACCTCGTTCAACTTCACCAACTACCTGTCCAAGGTCAGCCCGGAGTGGGCCTCGAAGGTGAAGTTCGGCACCGCCGTGGAATGGCCGGCCGGCGTCGGCGGCAAGGGTAACGAAGGCGTATCGCAGTACGTGCGCCAGATCCCGGGCTCGATCGGCTACGTCGAATACGCCTACGCCACCAAGAACAAGCTCTCGTACACCCAGATGCAGAACGCCGCCGGTACGTGGGTGCAGCCGAACGCCGAGGCCTTCGGTGCCGCCGCTGCCACCGCCGACTGGAAGTCCGCCAAGGACTTCAACCTGATCATGACCAACGCTCCGGGCGCGCAGGCCTGGCCGATCACCGCCACCACGTGGGCGATCATGTACAAGAAGTCCAAGAACGCCTCGCACAGCAAGGTCGCCTTCGATTTCTTCAAGTGGTCGCTCGAGAAGGGCCAGGCGCAGGCCGCTTCGCTCGACTACGTCGCCCTGCCGGCGCCGCTGGTCCAGCAGATCGAAGCCTACTGGGCGTCGGAGTTCAAGAACTGA